A segment of the Lampris incognitus isolate fLamInc1 chromosome 19, fLamInc1.hap2, whole genome shotgun sequence genome:
CTACAGCGCTAAATTCACCAGAGATCAAATTACTTCTATATGTTATACACCTGTTTTACCAACACAACCACAATAACCAGCTGGTAAGAGCAGTCCATTACCTGGCTGGTAGCTTTGTTAGGACTCAGTGCTTTGTTGAGTTGAGGCATCTCCAGGTTGATAAGGTCTCGGATTTCACCAATGTTCCCCCTCTCTGCCCTGCCCGAGGCACTTGGGCCTGTGGAGGACCAGAGGAAAAAGCTTTAAAATGAGAGGAAAGTgcactgtgcatgtgtgtctttgcACATGTAAGCTCTTTGAGCCTAACCAATAATATGACTACCCCAACCAGAGTTCTGTATTTGCAAAACACAGGAGCCAGGCCAGCTGCAGGTTTTGTTCTTATTTTGTTGCTCTGTCTCCCAAAAACTTGGCTCACCCGTAGCCTTCAGCAAACTATGCGGCCATAGCGGCGAACTAAGATTTACTggcaatgttaaaaaaaatggcaATGTCAGCAAAAGCACAGACTATTTGCTACCTTTCTGTTTGAATTTGCTTATTTTGCCTGCTTAAGAAGAGGCCAAGctgaattttgtttttttatcattatttacATTGCTGAAGGGTAGAGGTCGGCACTCAGAAATTACAAAGCCTCTTTAAAGTGTTTAAAGTGTTGtgtaaaaaataaagaaaaaaaagtgttgtgtATCTACAATTTCCCCTGGCTGTGTCTGGAATTGATCCCTCATTCACCATTCCCTACAATTGAAACCCTCATTTACTCATCGCGTACGAGCATACGACTGCATATGCACTCGCGCACACGTTCAACTGCCCCTCACCAGCGCTGCTGCTGGTATTGACTCCGGGTGGCAGGGTGCTGTAAGGCTTCCACTCCTGAGACGAGGGGCCATTCATGGAAGGAGGATGGAGTGCAGGAGGTTGGAGACTGGAGGGACAGTGGCTCAGCAGGAGGGTGCTCTCTTGGTCTTGCTGGAAGAGCTGGTGGGACAGGCGGGCGTGGCGGGCTGACAGGAGGTACAGGAAGGCGGTGTCGCCATCCTGACGGACTCCATATGATGCCAGAGAACGCTGGTCGGCACACAGGCACTGGCCAATCACCCAGCGCTGCACGCGCGGGTGAAAGCCATACTCCAGAAACATCTGAGCAGGAGAAGGCAGGTAAGGGAATTGAgatgaaggaggagataaagaACAACAAAAAGAGACAAGGAAAGAGAAAAAGATTCCCTAAGAGAGATACGGGTAATTATGATGAGCACAAATGTAATGTTCTCCAGACTAACCTGTTGTTTCAGTGCTGCAGTGGTCATATGGGGGGAGACTTTCACAGTGATGCAACAAGAAGAGGAGAAATCTTCCACCACAACTGCCAAGCTTTTGGACATTatgaaacacaaacagttaacccAACACTGTCGTACTCATAACCTCTATCGTCTTTCTTTCAAAGACAACAAAACATGGCAAACTACTGAGAAAGAGCACTCTTAACATTGAGGTTGGTTGCACAATATTGGGGCTGGCCTAAGCAAAGCCCTggactatttttttcttttcctttttattgagAGAGGCGAAATAAAAATAATGTAAGACAACAAACAATCCATAACCCTAAATCAACACTttcaagctttttttttaaaatccccccccctttttttttttctcccaaactgtacctggccaattaccctattccctgagccatcctggtctctgctccaccccctctgctgacccgggaagggctgcagactaccacatgcctcctcccatacatgtggagtcaccagccgcttcttttcacctgacagtgaggagtttcaccagggggacgtagcgcgtgggaggatcacgttattccccccagttccccctcccccctgaacaggtgccccgaccgaccagaggaggcgctagtgcagcgaccgggacacacacacacatccggcttcccacccacagacacagccaattgtgtctgtagggacgcctgaccaagccggaggtaacatggggattcgaaccagcgattaccgtgttggtaagcagtggaatagaccgctacgctacccggacgcaacaCTTTCAGTCTTAACAAATCTTATTTTCTTTAGTTTTTAAATCATTTTTGCTTCCTCCTACTTTATCTCAGTGTCGTCGTAGTTCCTGTCAGAGGGCTGGATCTTGAGTGCGGCGTGCTGACGGGCCAGAGTAGCAGCAACGACAGAGGCAGCCTGCAAGTCGCCTGCTTCTATGGCTCTAGTCAGCTCAGCACACGCTTCTTCTGCAAAGtcatcaaaaacacacacacacacacacacacacacacacacacacacacacacacacacacacacacacacacacacaccatccccgGATTAACACAGAATAGTTTAAGATTTCAGTGTTTTCCCTAGGTTTGTGGAAGACTTAGGTGCACGTATTTGGGGGGTGCAAGAAAATGTTACATATTTCAATAAAAAATATGCAATTTCACATAATTTTGGACCATTATTATTACCATATCTGCACCCAAATTTTGGCAAAGCAAGAGCAGATAATAAATAACAAACCCAAAAAGCTTTAAGACAGAATTTGCTGAAGTCTACTACTGGAGACCAACTACAGCCATTAGATCTGGGAAAAGTCATTTAGTCAGTTTTGATGCTCTCCACACTGATTTTACATTCACTGGTGTCCAAAACAGCCCGGGTGCCTAGGCCTTATAATGGTGGAGGAAACCCTGCTGTAGCCTACACTGTAGATTTACTGACAGATTAACAATTTACTGCTAACCTTTTCCTCTGCTCCGCTCACATTcagtcacttttcttttttttttatatatataaatttatttctgatttttccctttttttcccccaatttagtggccaatcgctccctattctaattcaaacaccaccctcgtactgcatgaattcgccaactgcatctctccagccggcagtctcgaaggagacgcctccccactttcctgacaaggcgactccaggccgaaccaccatttttccccacacacacagagacgcattcatgtgatgaacacaagccgactccgcccccctcccgaagacagcgctgccaattattgctgcttcatcgaatccggccatagtcggatctgacgagaccggggcgcgaaccccggtccccagtgggcaactgcatcaacacaaagccggtgcttagaccgctacaccaccgcggaccctcattCAGTCACTTTTCTgttgctcactctctcacactcgctATGCACATGTTACACACTGCCCTATTCCTTCATACAGAAAATATGACAAATATTTTAAAAGTCTAGTCGTTGTCTTATTCATGTGTTGCCTGGTGCCCCCGGGCTCTTACCTGATGCTGTATATGGATAATCTGGCCCAGACACATGCAAACAGATGAGCACAACCACGCACTGATaagaggaggatagggggagcaAAGAGTATTGACTGCTATTAGAGATTCTATATTTCATTCTCCATTTTAAGAAAAATGAAAAAGCATAATCATGAAGAAGAATTATGACTGAGAAACCACAGGGGACTGAACGGACAATTCATGTAAATAAACGGACCacgggtccgtggtggtgtagcggtctaagcaccagctttgtgtcgatgcagttgcccactggggaccggggtttgcgccctggtctcgtcagattcgactatggccggacttgatgaagcagcaataattggcaacgctgtcttcgggagggggcggagtcggcttgtgttcgtcacatgaatgcgtctctctgtgtgtgggaaaaagcagtggttcggcctcgattcacctcgtcacggaagtggcgagggaaaaagcagtggttcggcctcgattcacctcgtcacggaagtggcgagggaaaaagcagtggttcggcctcgattcacctcgtcacggaagtggcgaggcgtctccttccagattGCCGGCCAgagaggtgcagttggcgaacacatacagtacgagggtgggtgtttgaattagaatagggagcgattggccactaaattgggagaaatcagaaataaatttagaaaaaaaaaatttttttttaaataaaataaaaggacCACATTTCAAGCCCCTTTGTTGGAAGAATCTGCCCTGCTGAAGGGTCCATGAACAAGACTGGAAAAAAAAAGCGAACAATAACTACCCCACTGATTAACACCAGACAGCAATACAGCGACTAACAGGGCACAGCATTAATAGCTGAGTAATCATTTTGCATAGGTGAAATTTATAGTAGTCCAACTGAGACCACGAATTAACTGGAGCAGACCACGCACTCTGGTTACAGCAGAAAATCAAGTCTGGAGAGAAAACAAAATATACGTGCGGTAAGAAAGTGGTGAAGTATGCACCTGTCTGTTGAAAGACTACAGAGTTCCCAGACTCCAACGTGTCCAAGGTCATCTGAGTGTTATCAGCTGGGAGGGCATCTGCCACTGTGGAGTAAAACCATACGTAATGAGCACTGAGATACAGTTCCATGTACCACAGAGATGATAAAGACCACAACCAAACATACAAACACTCTACTCTCCTACATTCAGCCCAAATCTGGGAGAAATTTCTCGAAGGGAACAATAAATTTCAATTCTCTGTATCCTTTCTTTCTCTGTAGATATGCTTTTACTTGAATAGGACTAATGAAAAAAGACACGGGTCTTTAATGGAGCATCCTAGAATAAAATTTAGTGCTGACATAGGGTCTGCTTAGGGTCTACTTTCAAGTTCTCAGAAAATAAAAAGGCCCCGATTTGATGTGCAAATTCCAAATATTTGGATTGAATGTGTGATGAAAACTGCTAATAAAGGAATGTGGGAGAAACAGCGATTTATTGGACTAAATTTCAGGTCAAGGCCATCAGCTAACAGGAACAACTATGGCCTTGTGTGGGCCTACTCAAGATCCACAAGCACATATGGAGCAGAGTAATGAAAAGCTTCTTTGTTtaggcaaaacaacaacaacaaaaaacactggTTTTGTAAATCAAATCCAACATATGCTAACCCACATTACTAAAATATCCCAGGCAATAAGAGTGGACATCAGGAGTATCCTGCAACCTGGTGCATTTGAACCAAGCCGCACATCGTCCCATCTACTTCTTGTTCTGCTGTAGAGTGTGTACAGTACTGAAATCCTACAAAACAGCCATGTGGcaatgacaatttttttttttttggcataaaGAGGAGAAGAGGCTTGTAAAACTTCCTTACTGTCTAATATCAATGGGAGTATGTGGCTCAGATAATATTGCTGAGCACTATTATGATCTATCCATCTGCGTTAAAAGTGTTAACTTTGTGGTTGATAACGCTGACTCCACTGAGAACATGGTAGTTGGGCCGGAGGAAGTACACCATGCTATCATGACGTTAGATGACAACAAGGcatgtggtgtggattatactaCTGCCGAACACTTAAAACATGCCAGTCACAAGTTTGTTCTCCTTCTTGCTGTATCCAGCAAAAAAATCTAATCTTACTGGATATTTTTCATTCATGGTGTGTTACCAGTTTCCATGCCATCAGTGTTACTTGTGCCAGTTGTCAAAGATAAAGCTCGTAAAATAAACAGCAAGGACAAGTACAGACCCACTGCTCTAGCAAGCATCCTTTCTAAAGCGTTAAGAGGTTTTTAGCAGAACAGGCTACAAATGTACATTCTTACCAGTGATAACCAGTTCGGTTTTAAGCATAAACATGGCAAAGACATGTGTACTTTTGCCCTAAAGAAAATAGTACCTAAATACAAAAGCCAAAATACCATGTTTGTGTTTTATAGTCGCCTCTAATGcatttgatagaattaataataagataataaatTGTGCCAGAGGTGTACCCAAGGTTACACTCCGAATTTTATTAGTTTTCTGGTATACTCATTAGACTATGCAGGTTAAATGAGGCAATGCTCTTTTTTTAATGTTAGCAACGGGGTCAGACAGGATGGGATTTCATCTCCTTCCCTGTTCAGTGTATACAAGGATGACTTGTCGAAGCAGCTGAATGGGTATAAatctggctgtgttatcaaaaATACAGTTGTTAACCATCTTATATATGGTTTGGTTGTTTTCTCTGCACATAGTGCTGGGTTACACCAGTTATTAAATATATGTTCCCAGTATGGTGCCAAATTTGACATCCAATGCAATGCCAAAAACAGCAATATTATGATTGTAAGATGTAAAGAGTATagaaaaatattttttcctgaTTTTTATCTGGGTAATAATGCTCTTAAGGTGTGTCACTACACACCTTAAGAGCATTAATAAGAGTACCGATTAAATACCTTGATCACTATATTACGGAAGCTCTAACAGATAACAGAGACAATGTTATACATAGACAATGTTGCAAATTGTATGCCCAGGCTAACGAGTTGATACACAAGTTTCATATGTGCATCATCAATGTCAAAGCCTCTTGTTCAGCGCTTTTTGTATGCCTATGTATACTGCTCACTTATGGGGTAGTTATGGAAAAGGTAGTATGCAGAGACTTAAAGTGACACATAATGATGCTATGCGGTTATTGCTTTGTGTACTAAGATACCACAGTGCTAGCCAGATGTTGCTTAATAAAACGGTGCTTGACAAGTATGTATACCTACACGTCAAGCACCGTTAAGAAACATTATGTATAAAATGATGTGCCATCTAGACAAGTCAGAGAATAATGGTATTGTGGTTTTAACCAATACTGTAAAGAGCGTcactaagtgacttcgtcagtctccactgactctgcaggtatccccaccctcataaacagcaCAGGTGCGTAATGACCAAACCAAtggttggtttcatatgcaaattgcaaaAATGGCCACTGGCCattgggtgtagactgcagagtcctggcctgacacgttagctcttctgtgttgtgccatcgtcTTCGCCAGCGTCTGTTTCTACTTGAACTGCCCTACAAGTCACggcagtacatctgttgccatcttacaatgctgtaattgcaactaatcctcaaccctctgtgaatagtacacatggccattgtaactctagttaatggtcagggtcatttgcatatgaaaccaatcgttggttctgtggttatgcaactgtgctatttataagggtggggaatatacctacagtcagctgaggctgaaaatgtcacttagatgagtgatgaaacacatgtggggttttctcccactaaacgttgtgtccagatgaacttattcaactttctgtgatttcctcacctggattagtgagcatgcataaagacctgtAAAGAGCTACACTCATTTCTCATCAGATATGTGGAGAAACTGGCGCAAGAGCTCCCGTGTAAAATATTAGATGGACAAATGTTTTAGCCCCTGTAATATTACTGTGTTCTATGGCCAGGCCACTTGTCTTGCGCcgttcattttctttttctttctttttctatgGACCTCAACTACGATGAGTCTGGAATAAAAGCTGAATTGAATTGTAGAGTTGTATAAAAATATACAGCTAAGGTCTAAGAAAACAGATTCCTTTTCTAAGTTCAGCATGTTGACAGTATGAACACGTCACTTCCTTTCATCGACTACATGCTCTGAGTGACAGACGAGACAGGAAGTggttccaccccaccccaccccccccaccccgagcTCTAAATTGTCAACCAGCACATGAGGGAAGGGTCTCACTCCTGACAGGCTCACACACAAATCTACAACTTGGTGGCAACGTGGCCAAAAGCGATGTGAACTGCTACCGACCCCTGTGTGCTTCTCTCAGCGATGACGTCACCACGGTAGCCCACTCCCGGGCTTCCTGTTCGCAGCGGAAGTTGAAGCTGATGCGGTCGTGCGGAGGCGCCACCAGGCTCAGCTCATGGCATTTGGGTGACTTAACCTCGTAGTTTATGGCCCTCAAGTCAAACTCGGCGATGGACTGAAAATGAGGaatagagagggagaaaggggggaagggggggaggggaggggggggtaaagggAAAAACTATAAATGAAGCACACTGAAAAGGGAAGTAGACTGACCCATCAGCTATAGCGGACTCTGAACATGCTGGACAATAAAGGCCCAGCTGTGACTTAACAGACAGCAGCCCTGAACTGGACCCCCcccctgaaccccccccccagactgGGGACGCTTCCTTTATCCGGCAGCCCGAGTTCACTTTAAATGACAGCAGCCGTGTTTATGCCCGTTTTAACGTCCACTGTGGCCTCCTGAGAATCCAGTACACTTCCCATCACCCCCGGCCATCTTATCCAGCCTCCAATAGGGGCtctgggtttgagacagaacACCGGATCCCCTTCATCCAAACCAAGTACAGGTGACGAACCCGGCTCACGGGACGAAGTCGGGGACGTCTGGCTTTCATTTGCAAAACAAagctgttggtttgtttgttaaaCCCCAGGTACTGGTGCCACTGTCTGGACCCAACCCGCGCTTTCAGCCCCACTGTCCCGCCAGTATAAGAACTAAAGCCGGACCAGCCCCGGCGTCCCACCAGTATAAGAACTAAAGCCGGACCAGCGCCACCGTCCCGCCAGTATAAGAACTAAAGCCGGACCAGCCCCGGCGTCCCACCAGTATAAGAACTAAAGCCGGACCAGCGCCACCGTCCCGCCAGTATAAGAACTAAAGCCGGACCAGTCGAACCAGCGCCACCGTCCCGCCAGTATAAGAACTAAAGCCGGACCAGCCCCACCATCCCACCAGTATAAGAACTAAAGCCGGACCAGTCGAACCAGCGCCACCGTCCCGCCAGTATAAGAACTAAAGCCGGACCAGTCGAACCAGCGCCACCGTCGGGGAgccgggtgggggtgggtgggggtcatgTAAACTAAGCGGGATTCCGTAGTCAAGCCGAATTAAACCGGGGTCGGtccgctgcgtccccctggtgtacAACGCTCGcccttgtggttgttgttgtggttgttgttgttgttgacttaCGAGACTGGGGGCAGCTCCGCCGCTGTCCCGGAGCGACAGGCGGAATTCCCCGGACTTCCCCGGGTCCATGCTGAGCAGCAGGCGGAGTGACTCGTCCCCCGCCCCGGGGAGACAGAGAGGTCTGATGCCGGAGTGGCAAACCGACACCCGGACCGACATGAGGACGGTGTGGCGGCCGAGCGGCGGCCGCGAGGCTCCGTAGCCGGCGACGCAGGCGGACGGGTCCgccggagggggggggtgagtccAGCCGCCGGAACTCAGCGACATCCTGCTGGTGGACTCATACGGGCCAGCGAGGCGTCAGGGCGCCGCGGCGCGTTCGCGTAGCGTCCTCTGTGGTTAGAGCTCCCCCCCGAGCTTCCGCTCCATGGCGGCTCGTCCCGGCGCGGGCGGGCAGACGACTATACAGCGGCACGCAGCAAGTGCGTAGGGCTCCACAACTTAAAGGTCGCCGCAATGCACTATGGTCCTTGTGGTGTGCGCAGCCCACGGCTGTAATTACACACGACCGCCGCCAGGGGTCAGCTAAAGGTTTTCCGCTCGGCTCGGCTCAACGTGATCACACGAGGTAAAGCGAAGGCACCAAACGGGCGGAAGTGGAGTCGGGGGAAGGAAGGTGGAGGACCTCCAGGCCTCTGCAGAACGGCACGCCGGGCGGGTAGAAACACCCCACCCC
Coding sequences within it:
- the shrprbck1r gene encoding ranBP-type and C3HC4-type zinc finger-containing protein 1 — protein: MSLSSGGWTHPPPPADPSACVAGYGASRPPLGRHTVLMSVRVSVCHSGIRPLCLPGAGDESLRLLLSMDPGKSGEFRLSLRDSGGAAPSLSIAEFDLRAINYEVKSPKCHELSLVAPPHDRISFNFRCEQEAREWATVVTSSLREAHRVADALPADNTQMTLDTLESGNSVVFQQTEEACAELTRAIEAGDLQAASVVAATLARQHAALKIQPSDRNYDDTEINLAVVVEDFSSSCCITVKVSPHMTTAALKQQMFLEYGFHPRVQRWVIGQCLCADQRSLASYGVRQDGDTAFLYLLSARHARLSHQLFQQDQESTLLLSHCPSSLQPPALHPPSMNGPSSQEWKPYSTLPPGVNTSSSAGPSASGRAERGNIGEIRDLINLEMPQLNKALSPNKATSQGWSCPSCTYINKPTRPGCEICSTDRPASYAVPGGYRPDALELRRIQQEKEAIKQYQQAKEEERRENFARLVMVDCQDLVPNPEAVDCRICYLDLPPGEGVLLRECLHCFCRDCLRSVIMLSEEPEVACPYRDDTYACTCTLQEREIRALVSGEEYERWLQKGLSVAESRCEGSYHCASPDCPGWCVYEDTVNVFHCPVCRKHNCLLCKAIHEGMNCKQYQDDLAARAVNDSAARRTRDLLKTLVRSGEAMHCPQCGIIVQKKEGCDWLRCTVCHTEICWVTRGPRWGPGGPGDTSGGCRCNVNKQKCHPKCQNCH